In the genome of Theropithecus gelada isolate Dixy chromosome 19, Tgel_1.0, whole genome shotgun sequence, the window tgagccgtgatcacagacagacagagcaagaccctgtctgaagaaaaaaaaaaaaaaagtactgcaaAAGTAATGAGAAAGATAACACAATTGAATAAGAAGTAAtcaagggctgggtgcagtggctcatgcctgtaatcccagcaatttgggaggctgaggtgggtggatcacttgaggtcaagagttcaagaccagcctggccaacacggtgaaaccccgtctctactaaaaatacaaaaatcagccatgagtggtggcacatgcttgtaatctcagttactcgggaggctgaggcaggagaatcacttgaacctgggaagcggaggttgccgtgagtcgagatcgtgccattgcactccagcctggcgacagagcaagactctgtctcaaaaaagaaaaaaagaaagaaagaaagaagaaaaaaaaacccatcaaggATGCAATCAAGGATGCAGATCTGTTACCAGAAAGGAGTCAGGACTTCAGGCTGACAACAGAGTGAATGCAAACACTTGGCCAATCAGCAAAGGCACGTTGGGACTTGTAGCACGTTGGCTACATGTGAAGTTACATCCAGCCACAGTGAAGCAATCACTGAAAAGCTGAGTTCCTGGGAAGCATGGTACACAGACGAGGCATCAGTAACGTGAGGAGTGTCTTCTTTAGAATAATGGATAACGTTAGAATGATGGAGTCTGCCATTCAGGGGAACGTTCTCAGGAACTAACTGAGCTGGGCTGGTGATGTGATCACCGGACACCCTGTTGTCCTCTCTGTCTGTGCCCATGATGTGTCCTTGGCACAGAGACCCCTCTGGAGCCCAGGGCCTGGCCGCTTCCTTGGCTGAGAAGCTGTTGCTGTCTAAGCCttagtgttctttttttgttgagacggagtctcgctctgtcgcccaggctggagtgcagtgatgtgatctcagctcactgcaagctccgcctcccgggttcatgcctttctcctgcctcagcctcccaagtagctgggactacaagcgcccgccaccacgcccggctaattttttgtatttttagtagagacagggtttcaccgtgttaacccaggatggtctcgatctcctgacctcgtgatccgcccacctcgacctcccaaagtgctgggattacaggcttaagccaccgtgcccagcccagccttAGTTTTGTCCTCTGCAGAATGGGGGTGCTTGCAGACCCCACTGAAATGCAGCTGCCAGCCTCCCTCTCTGAGTTCATGTCCCTAGGAACTGGTCCTCCAGCTTGGTGCCTTGGAGTGTGTGGGGAGGGGCGAGAGGCGGGGGGCCTGGGACACAGAGGGTGGAGGATGGTTCCGGGTCTGGTGTCTCCACCCAAACTTTCCACTGCCAGCCTGCCTCTGCGCAGCCCTCTCAGCAGCCTGCTGGGTGGGGCAGGAGCCAGGGTGGGAGGTGGAAAAGGTCCAGGAGGGCTGCTGCATTGCTAGgggtggtttatttttattttttgagacaaagtctagctctgttgcccaggctggagtgcagtggtgtggtctcggctcactgaaacctgtgCCTCCCCAGCtagagcaattctcctgccttaccttcctgggtagctgggattacaggtgtccgtctacatgcccggccaattttatggttttttttttttttttttgtagagaaggggtttcaccatgttggccaggctggtcttgaactcctgacctcaagtaatccacctatcttggcctcccaaagtgctaggattataggtgtgagccaccacgcccagccaggagtgGTTTCTGTTCAGCTCCCACACCATCCCTGCCTTTTGGAAACAGATTTCAGTctggccaccccacccccatccacgCCTCCCCCAGTCTACTTCCCCAACCCTGGATTCTCTTCTAGAGTCTTGGGCTCAAGTAGGCTATATTGGGGCTGGTGGGAGAGTCCTCACTTTGCTCTGTTTTGGGTCTGGGTAGTGATGGGGTGCCAGGCCACCCACTACCCTAAAACCCGCCTCATCCTGACCTGCAAAATTGGTGGGAAGATGGTAACAGTCTTGGAAGGAGGCACAAGAGAGACTTGAAGGAGAGAAGTGGGACAGGAATACGCGGTAGACACAGTTACAGGCAGAGACGGACACAGTGAGACAGCCAGCCCCAGAGACAGAACCCACAGGAGAGGAGCGCCCAGAGgtgaggagaggcagagaggtcGGGGCAGCGGGTCCTGCGCGGCTTGTGGAAAATCACTTCCCcatcccagcctcagcctcctcctctgtaCAATGGGGGCGACCCATGCTGCCTCCTGTTGGAATGATGGGGTCCCAATCAGTGATTTCCTGCATATCCTGGGCAGCCCAGGGACCTAGGAAATGACAAGCGTAGTCCTAGTAGATCCCCTCCTTTCACCCCTCCTGACTGAGGACTTCCCATGAACCGGGCACACTCTAGGACCCAGGGGTGCAGCACTGAGCCGCCCAGGCCGCCCCTCGACCCCGTGAAGTTGCCTTGTCTGGCACTATCGCTGTGGTTGTGGCTGCTGTTGCTTTAGAGACATAGAAGCAGGGATTTCAGCGCAGACATTTCCAGTCCAGGCAGGAGGTTCTTAGCTGGAGAGAAGGGTCTAGAGTTCCCGCTGGGCTTGGCTTCTCAGGACCCAACATGTCTGTGTATAAAATGAGCATGAGAGActctcctgtgtgccaggcagtgggAAGGCAGGGCTGGAGGGGCGGTGGCACGAGGAGCCTTCTCTGCTGTGAGTTTATTATTGTTAAACGGTCCCTCTTATTATCAGCTCGTAGGAGGGGCAGTGCACCCGGCCTGGTTGATGGAGGGGATCAGGGCCCCCAAGAAGAGGTGCCACTCCCGCTTCGCCAGGCTTGCCCCAGGGCCAGGGTCTGTGCCAGGTGTGGGTGGtgggtgggaaggggtggggtgAGTCATCAAGGCTAGCCCCGCCCTGCTTTTATTTAAGGTCCCCAGCAGTCCCCCGCACCACGGCTGCCTGACCCTGTCCCAGCCATGTCCGTGAGTGCTCCAGGGGCCCAGAGCGGGGCCGAGtagggagggggctgggggctcCTCTTTCAAAGGAGCAAGTGGGCAGTGAGTGCGCCATGGATGGGCCTGGGCTGTGGCCTCTGGGTGACCGCCCTTCCTGATTGTCCCCTCTACCTCTTTGTGGCTTCCTCTGGGTCCCTCTTTgaggatttttctgtttttctttgtcgCTCTCCCcatctgtttctctgtctctggtCTCTTTCCTGCCTCTCTGCCACCCTTTTCTCTTCCACTGATTTCTGCCAGTCTCAGTCCTGGTCGGCTCCTCTGAGGCGTGACCcaccttctgcctccctcctcagTGTCACTGGCTCACAGTGGCCCCTGCACTCCACTCTTGCAGAACGTCCCCCACAAGTCCTTGCTGCCCGAGGGCATCCGCCCTGGCACGGTGCTGAGAATTCGTGGCTTGGTTCCTCCCAACGCCGGCAGGTGAGACCCCAGGCCCTAGGGGTAAAGGGTACAGGTCTCCAATTTTTGGAGAAAATTTGGGGGCTCAGCCGACCCCCAATTTTTGCAATCCAGAAATAGGGGCCCTAGGCCATCTGTATCCACCAGGCTACGAGTCCGAGGCCATTTCTGACCTCAAATCTGATATATTCACTTATTTGCCCCATGCCTTTGTGGCTGGGGTCCCTAAGTTTCCCTAAGAATTTGAGGTTCCTGGGTAATCTCAGGGTTCCTAGATATAGTCCTATGACTTCCATGTCTGAGTCCCAGGGAACTCTGGGAATACTCCAAGTCCTGCAGACACCTGGACCCTGGGAGTCTTTGCCAAGCCATCCTTTGACTTCCTGGCTAAGGAACTCTGGGCCTTCTGGATTCTGGGGTACCCTGGAAATACTGGGCTTCCTGGTATTCTTCTTTGTCCTGTAGAACCTGAGGGTTCCCTGGGCATCAGGAGCGCCCTGGCCATCACCCAGACCTCTTGGGCAGCTCCCAGGCTCTTTGGAAATGAGGGCACCCTGCCCTAAGCATAGTGACTTTGGTCTGGGCAGGTTTCTGCCAAGGGCCTCATGACATTTTGGCTGCCTTGGGAATCTAAGCTCCCTGGTCATTAGTCAGCCACCTCTCCTTCTGCTGTGTGTGCCTGTCTTCAGGTCCCTGTTAATTTGGGGGTGCTCTGGGAATGGGGAGTCCCATCCCATAAGCCTTTTGAAGGACTTTGGTCTGGGTGGTTTATTTTTTGGTTGTTCGTTCATTTTTTtgtaagatggggtcttgctatgttgcccaggctggtctttaacttctgggcccaagtgatcctcctttctccacctcccagagtgctgggattacagggtgagccactgcacccagccaacatttcatttacttattcattcaaagTGAATTGTAGACATCAGTATTCCTCACCCTCAACATTTCTTGGTCTGGGTGGTTTCTGAGCCCTGACGGCCACCAACCCCACTTCCAGGTTCCACGTAAACCTGCTGTGCGGGGAGGAGCAGGACTCCGATGCCGCCCTGCATTTCAACCCCCGGCTGGACACGTCGGAGGTGGTCTTCAACAGCAAGGAGCAAGGCTCCTGGGGCCGCGAGGAGCGCGGGCCTGGCGTTCCTTTCCAGCGCGGGCAGCCCTTCGAGGTGCTCATCATCGCGTCCGACGACGGCTTCAAGGTGCGTCTCTGAGACAGGGGCGTGGACGCCAAGACCTAGGTCCCTGGAGCAGTGTTGGGCAAAGCCAGGCTATTGGTGGAAGGCAGGGAGGTTGGGGCGGGGTGAGGGGGGTAGGGAAGGCGTGGCCAAGGCAGACAAGGGTGTCCTTCGACCCTCTCTCTCGCCTAAACAACTCCCACTTGGGTCAGAGAGACAGCAGGGTCAGGAGGAGGCGAGCACCAGCCCAGTGTCCAAGGGGTGGGCGTCCTAGCGGGAAGGCGTGGCCCTGACTCGCCATTCCAGACCCTACTCCCGGTTCATTCCTTCCTGACGCCCTTCCGGGATTTGAGGCAGGGGGAAGAATGGGCTGGAGACAGGGCCCAGGAACTCGTCCTAGCTCAAGGGTTGGGGGGTGGAGGTGGCAGCAGATCCTCCGCCACCCAGACCTTACGCGAATTCACCTCCCTCCTCTGCGCTTTAATAGCGGGTAATGCTCTCGGAATTAAGAATATCCATTACCAAGACTAAAAAAGCCGTTTTTTACTGCGCCACCCAGTAAACTCGTTTGATCCTCACGCAAGAGTTAGAATGAACAATAGCCCCATTTTcccagtggggaaactgaggcccagaggggatGAGTGATTTTTCCCAAGGCCACCCAGCATGGGCCTCCGGAATCCTCACCACCGAACCTCCCCTGCAGGCCGTGGTTGGGGACGCCCAGTACCACCACTTCCGCCACCGCCTGCCGCTGGCGCGCGTGCGCctggtggaggtgggtggggacGTGCAGCTGGACTCCGTGAAGATCTTCTGAGCAGAAGCCCAGGCGGGCCCGGGGCCTTGGGTGGCAAATAAAGCGTTAGCCCGCAGCGCGACTGTGTCTGTGTCCCATTCACtgagatgagcaaactgaggcccagagaggccaagaTACTGGCTCGGAGCCTCACAGCGAATCCGATGCGGAGGCGGGTTCTGAGCCTGCCTGTGCTTAGGCCACTTTCTGTCTGCGAAGGCATGAGAGTCGCTATCTGGGAAGGAGTGGGTCTGGGGCGTGTCCTGACGCAGCATTTATGCAAAGCAAGCCAGGCCGAAATGTGGTCGGGCGGATCTGCTGGCGTTTGGGGCGCGGAGGGGTTCACCGCAGTCCTGGTGCCCCCACTGCAGATCTAAGGAGCGCCAACATGGGTCCATCTGCAAAGGGGGCGAATGAGTCCCACCTTTCTGGTCATTCGTGGGCCCCAATCCTACGCGTGGAAAGCGTGTTATAATGTCCCTGGGTCCCGTATCCCCCTGCAGCTCatctctctcaccctcttttcTCCTGGCCTCCCGCCCGCAGAGACGTCCTGGGTGGGGCTGGGAAGCCCGACCTGCGTCTCACGGCTCCCGCTGTTCCCCAGTCGGGACAAGTACCCGCCTGCGCACCCTCGGGACAGACGCGAAGGCAGCGGCCCCGGCTCTGCGGAGCAGCGGGGAGGTCTCGAAGGGCAGCGCGGGGTTTCCGTGACGCAGCGAGCCCCATTCCCGCGCGCCCTCCACTCTCCCCTACGGTCCCGACCCCGGCCCTAGCCCTGGTTACTGTGACAGACGGGGAAGCAGATGCCAAGTGCAGCCCTGGGCCCAGTTTGGCTTTCAGGGTTCAGGGCGTCGCTGGGGCTCCCCTTAATGGCGAGGAGGGGGAGAGGCTGGGCGCACTGTGCGCCCCGAGCCCGCACCCTCGGCGAAGCACCCTGCAGCGGCCGCGGGTCTCAGGTGCGGACAGTGAAGCCAGCCCAGGGCTGCAATCAGAAGCTGCACGTGGGTGCTCGGGGCCGGCTGTTCCGGAACCTTCATCCGGAGCCACGCCTTGATGAGCGCGCCGGGACTTGGGCCTCGTTCCCCGCCTTTGAGCCTCCGACTCCTTGGCGGTCGCCGCCGGCATTGCAGCCTGGACCAAGGCGGACGCAGGAAGCTGGTGTGGTTCCTGGCCTGGCCTGAATCTTATTCTGGAGTCGGGTGGGGACGCCAGGTTCGCTGCAGGGCCCAGGTGCGTTCAGGACCCGGGATTTTCTGCCCCTGCGACCCTCGGGCTGGGCGGTCCCTTCCCGCGTTCGGCCCTGGAGTGGGTGGGCGGCGGTCAGGAGGGAGCCCCGCTCAGGTGAGGAGGCCTGGGAGAGGCCGGATTCTCGTAGTTCTCCGGGGCTCCTGCATGAATGAGTTCGCTCTTATTTCATTTGGCTGTGACGAGTGGtttcaaaatactattttttttttcgtAAAGATAACATATGCGTGTggtacatatttcaaaacatacaGTGAAATGAACATATTATTGGCACAAGTGGTGAATGTGGTTGGGTCTTCGGATTAGATGGTAGCGATCCAGCCGTGTTAATGTACCGATTTTCACCGTGCCCGACAGTGTACATGTGGGAACCTGTCCCTGTTTGTGGAAAACATAGTTAGATATTTGGAGGTGCCGCATGTTTGCGACTTATTCTCAAATGGTTTGCCGAAAATGGAGATTTGGAGCTGGGCGCGatgcctcaggcctgtaatcccagcattttggaaggctgatgtCAGAGCctcgcttgaggccaggtgtgtgAGACCAGCCTTGATAATATAGCAACAGCCCGATCACtacagaaaattgaaatatataacaaaaggagatttatacttttttttgtatgtttgtcatttataaataaacgcgtatatatgtatatgcacatatatgtacacatacatctATCCTCTTTACTGGCAGAATACTGCTGTTTCCCTGGTCTTCATTTCATGTGTATCTTTCAGAAAATCCCCTGTGGACCTCTGCACATATGCACGGATAGTTTCTTCCCCTCCTTGCATAAATGGTAGCACCCTCCACCCGCTGTACCGTGTTCGTGGCTTAGGAACGTGAGTCCCAGCAACATTCCCTGAGTTCCTTCTGTGTGGAGCCACTGCGCTAACCATTCCTTCAATCCCCCATACAACCTTTTGAAGGAGATCCTCTATGCATGGTTTCCCAATGAGGAATTTGATGGCAACGAAAGTTGAGTGACTTGGTTCAAGGTCGCACGCACATCAGGTAGATGGTGGACCCAAGTGAATGTGATTCCTCTCCTTAGGGTCTTAGCCTCTGGAAATtacattttgtttgctttcatttattactttatacttatgtgtgtgtgtgtgggggtgtgtatctctcttttttttttttttttgaggtggagccttgctctgtcgcccaggctggagtgcagcgatgctATCTCCgcgcactgcaagctcggcctccagggttcacgccattctcctgcctcagcctcctcagtagctgggaatataggcacccaccaccgcatctggctaattttttgtatttttagtagagatggggtttcaccatgttagccaggatggtctccatctcttgaccccgtgatccacccgctttggcctcccaaagtgctgggattacagacgtgagccactgcactggccttttttttttttttttttttgagagagtcttgctgtatcacccaggctagaatgcaggggtgcaatcttggctcactgcaacctccacttcccgggttcaagcgattctcctgtctcatcctcccgagtagttgggattacatttgtgtgcaccatgcctggctaatttttgtatttttagtagaaacagggtttcaccatgttggtcaggctggtcttgaactcctgacctcaggtgatccacccacctcagcctcccaaagtgcagggattacagttgtgagccactgcagccagccactttttatatatttttcaaagacaaCATCTTGCTCTatcacacccaggctggagtgcagtggcatgatcccagctcactgaagcctcgactttcaaggctcaagcaatcctcctgactcagcctccaaaggagctgggactgcaggcacgcaccaccattcctggctaatttttaaaattttttttgtagggacagggtcacTCAACCTTTGGGGGCATCAAATTCCTCACTGGGAAGTTTCCCAATTGGGAACTCAAGGAAGGGTTGGCACAGTGGCTACACACAGTaggaactcctagactcaagcagtcctcctgcctcagcctcccaaagtgctaggaacacaggcgtgagccacctcacctagccttggtggtgttttttgtttttttgtttttgtttttgttgtttttttgagacagagtctcgctctattgcccaggctggagttcagtggcacagtctcggctcactgcaagctctgcctcctgggttcacgccattctcctgcctcagtgtcccaagtagctggaactacaggcgcccgtcaacCTTGGTGTTTTTAATATCAACTTCATTAATATGtcatttacatacagtaaaataatTCTTCCTTTTAAACTGTACAGTTTTAaaagggtggctcacgcctgtaatcccagccctttggaaggccgaggcaagtggatcacctgaggtcaggagttcgagaccagcctggccaacatggtgaaaccctgtgtctactaaaaatacaaaaattagctgggcgtggtggcgcacacctgtaatcccagctactacaggactgaggcaggaggatcgcttgaacctgggaggcagaggttgcagtgacccgagatggtgccactgcactccagcctgggcaacagagtgagactccatctcaaaaaaataaatacaaaaatttttaaaaagtgtacatTTCTGTGAATTTAAACAAAGATACCCATTGTGTGGCCACCATGATCAAGGTACAGTCTAATTGTGAGATTTCCTCACCCCTCTCAGCCACACCCCTGGTGCCTGGGTGGTGACCACTCATCCGCTCTCAAGCTTCTTAAATTACTTTTTCCCTGCTCTAAAACTAGGTggaggctgggagcggtggccctcgcctgtaattccagtactttgggaggctgaggtgcgtggatcacctgaggtcaggagttcaagaccagcctggccaacatggtgaaaacctgtctctactgaaaatacaaaaattatttgggcatggtggtgcatgcctctagtcccagctacttgggaggctgaggcaggagactcgcttgaacttgggaggcagaggt includes:
- the LOC112612877 gene encoding uncharacterized protein LOC112612877 isoform X3, whose translation is MSVPRKPAVRGGAGLRCRPAFQPPAGHVGGGLQQQGARLLGPRGARAWRSFPARAALRGAHHRVRRRLQGRGWGRPVPPLPPPPAAGARAPGGGGWGRAAGLREDLLSRSPGGPGALGGK
- the LOC112612877 gene encoding galectin-7 isoform X2, with protein sequence MSNVPHKSLLPEGIRPGTVLRIRGLVPPNAGRFHVNLLCGEEQDSDAALHFNPRLDTSEVVFNSKEQGSWGREERGPGVPFQRGQPFEVLIIASDDGFKAVVGDAQYHHFRHRLPLARVRLVEVGGDVQLDSVKIF
- the LOC112612877 gene encoding uncharacterized protein LOC112612877 isoform X1, whose product is MGLGCGLWVTALPDCPLYLFVASSGSLFEDFSVFLCRSPHLFLCLWSLSCLSATLFSSTDFCQSQSWSAPLRRDPPSASLLSVTGSQWPLHSTLAERPPQVLAARGHPPWHGAENSWLGSSQRRQVPRKPAVRGGAGLRCRPAFQPPAGHVGGGLQQQGARLLGPRGARAWRSFPARAALRGAHHRVRRRLQGRGWGRPVPPLPPPPAAGARAPGGGGWGRAAGLREDLLSRSPGGPGALGGK